The genomic region TTGGATAACTTTATCTATAGTTATGGGTGTTTGTTGCTTTAATTCTGCAGCAGCCTTTGCCACATCCAAAACCCCATTTATTGTCTTGACACCCAGGCGTAATTGATCAGCCACTTTAAACTGTAGTAATTTCATGGTTCACTTCTCCTTTGGTCGTTACTAAAACATTATACTTCTAAACTAGGGCTTTTATCAATTTTAAAAACAAATTATGATAGGGGCGGAGAAAGCCGGCATACAACAAAAATCGAGGGTCGGAAACTGACCCTCGATTCATACTGCTAATTTTTTAACGGCCTGCTCAATTCCGGTTTTGCCCCTGCTGCCTGTTATTCCCATATATTATACTACCAACCACGCTCTTGCATTCTGTCAGTGGCAGCGATGGTGCTGATTTCCAGGCCGGGCATGGCTTCCCCCAGATCCCGGGAAATTTCCGCCAGGATTTGGGCGTCCATGTAGTGGGTGGTGGCAGCCACAATGGCTTTAGCCCGGGCAGCCGGGTCAGCAGACTTAAAAATGCCGGAACCCACAAAAACACCGTCACAGCCCAGCTGCATCATTAGCGCGGCATCGGCCGGAGTGGCAATACCGCCGGCCGCAAAATTAACCACCGGCAGGCGGCCCAGCTCGGCCACCTGCAGTACCAGTTCATAGGGAGCCTGCATTTCCTTGGCCGCAGTCATTAGTTCTTCCTTGGGCAGATTTTGCAGTCTGCGAATTTCGCTCATTACTTTGCGCATGTGGCGAACTGCTTCCACCACATTGCCGGTACCCGGTTCACCCTTGGTTCTAATCATGGCTGCCCCTTCCCCAATGCGGCGCAGGGCCTCCCCCAAGCTGCGGGCCCCACAAACAAAGGGTACGGTGAATTCATGCTTATTAATATGAAACTGATCATCTGCCGGTGTCAGCACTTCACTTTCATCAATATAATCAACACCCAGGGCCTGCAGAATTTGGGCCTCCACGAAATGCCCGATACGGGCCTTGGCCATTACCGGAATGGTGACGGCATCTTGAATTCTTTTGATAATGGTGGGGTCAGCCATCCGGGCCACCCCGCCGGCTGCCCTGATATCCGCCGGCACCCGCTCCAGGGCCATGACTGCACAGGCCCCTGCTGCCTCCGCAATTTTAGCCTGTTCCGGAGTAGTAACATCCATAATTACTCCTCCCTTAAGCATCTCAGCCAGACCCTTTTTTAAAGTCCATGTTCCTTTTTCTACCACAGTAAATTCCTCCAAAATTTTGATTATTTCCCCTGCAAAGTCAGGATAAAGGCCCTGCTTTAAGCAGAGCCTTGGCAAACACTATTAAGAAGCAACAGAGGCTTTTTCAACAGTCATATTAGCATTGTGCTTAAATTCGCCTTCCCAGTTAGCTATTACTACAGTGGCCAGAGAGTTACCAATTACGTTCAGGGCAGTACGTCCCATATCTACGAAGAAATCTACTGCCATCAGCAGTGCCACACCTTCCGGGGGCAAACCCATTTCGGTGGCAGTGGCTAACAGTACCACCAGCACTGCGGAGGGAACGCCGGCCAAACCTTTGGTCATTACCATCAGCATAAAGATAATGGTAAAAATCTGAGCATTACTTAATGGCACATTAAAGGCATGGGATATAAAGATTACGGCTACACTGGCATAAATACTAGCACCGTCCAGGTTGAATGAATAACCAGTGGGCAGCACGAAAGAAGTAATGGATCGGTTAGCGCCAAATTTTTCCAAACGGTCAACCAGCAAGGGCAGAGCCACTTCAGAACTACGGGTGGTGAAGGAGAGCAGTATCAAATCCCAAGTGTTTTTCATCAGAGATCTGTAAGGAACTTTAAAGATTAAGGCAATGATTGGCATTAGAACTAACGCCACTACGAGGAAGGACAGGTAAGCCACCAGTACAAACTGGCCCAGAGCCATTAAGCTCTTCACGCCGTACTTGGCCACACTGAAGGCCACAAAACCAAATACACCAATGGGAGCAAAGGAAACGGCATACCCAATTACTTTAAACATAGCCTGGGTCCAGGATTCAAAGAGGTGAATTACGGGCTTGCCCTTTTCACCGATGGCCACCAGGGCCAGACCAACAAAGATACCAAAGAAGATTACCGGCAGCAGCTTGCCGTCAGCCATGGACTGGATAATGTTTTTAGGAATGATTTCTAACAGAAAATTCTGCATGTCGATACCCTTTTGGAGCTTATCCAAACCGGCGGTATCAGCAGCCATATGACCAAAGCCGGCACCTACATTGGTGATCTTAGCTACTAAAACACCAATTACGATGATGATTGTTGTCACAACCTCAAAATAAACCAGGGTTTTAACAGCCACCCGGCCCAGTTTTTTGGTGTCGTGCATCCCGGCAACACCAAGCACAATCAACGGGAACACCAGGGGTACAATAACCATTTGAATCATACGGATAAATGCTTTACCAAGGATCTCTAACTTTAGACCCAGAGATTGACTTACATAACCTACGATGAGACCGAGGATTAACCCAATAATAACTTTAAGCCCCAGACTCATTTTCTTTTTCTCAGCCATTACACCTTCCTCCTTCTCAACGTCATGCTCGGATAGAATTGTTGAATAACTGACATTGATTACTGGCAAATTTTCTAATATCATAAATATTGGGTTATTAATTTTAATGGCGGCCCGGCAGGTTGTTTACTTGCCAGGCCTTTCTTTTTGGTTTAGGCTTCCGGAATATCATCTTCCGGCTGCAGTAAAGGGACATTTACCTTAACGGTTTCAGGATATTTCAAACCGGTACCGGTGTTAAGCATAACTACTTTTTCATCGGCCTTGAGCCAACCTTGCTCTCTCAGTTTCTGAGCCGCGCTGTACAGGGAAGCACCTTCCGGGCAAACGAAGGCGCCTTCTTTAGCGGCCAGGGTAGCCTGAGCTTTTAACAGATCTTCATCACTGATGGCAATAGCACAGCCATTGGTTTTGTAAACAGCATCTAATACCAGGAAGTCACCCAGGGCTTTGGGTACGGTGATACCAAAGGCACAGGTATGAGCGTTGTTCCAAAATTCGGACTCAGTTTTCTTCTCGTTGTATGCCTTAACAATGGGGGCGCATCCTTCTGCTTGGACAGCTACCAAGCGGGGCATTTTTTCACCGATCCACCCGATGGCTTGCAGTTCCCGCAGGGCTTTGTAAATACCGATGATACCTACACCGCCACCGGTGGGATAAAGGATGACATCGGGAACCTCCCAGTTAAACTGCTCAGCAATTTCCAGCCCCATGGTCTTTTTACCTTCAATCCGGTAGGGCTCTTTTAAGGTGGAAACATCGAACCAACCGTACTTTTTAACAGCCCGGCCTACGATTTTTCCGGCGTCACTGATTAAACCGTCCACCAGGTAGAGGTCGGCACCGGCAATAGCACACTCGTTACGGGTAATTTCCGGGGCATCCTTGGGCATCACAATAACCGATTTAATACCGGCTCTGGCACCATAGGTGGCCCAGGCAGCACCGGCGTTACCGTTGGTGGGCATAGCCAGCACCTTGATACCAAGCTCTTTCGCCCGGGATACACCCACTGTAGCACCCCTGGATTTAAAGGTTCCGGAAGGAATGATGCCTTCGTCCTTCAGGTAAAGATTGTTTAAACCAATCTCCGGACCGGCTGCTTCCATTTTAATAATAGGGGTCATACCTTCACCCAGGGAAACCATGTTCTTTCTATCCCGCAGGGGAAGCAGTTCCCAGTAACGCCACAGGCTTGGTTCGCGATCTTTTAAATCTTCTTTGCGAAAGTTTTCCTTTACACGTTCCAAATCGTAGCGAACCAGTAAAGGGCCGCCACACTCACACAGTTGATGAACTTCTTCACTGTTGTAGTGTTTGCCGCATTTGGCGCATTCCAGATGTGTTACGTAGCTCATATTTTATCTCTCCTATCAGTAAACTATTTAACTAAAACGATAGCCTCAATTTCCACCAGCACGTTCTTGGGTAAGCAGGAAACTTCCACGCAAGCCCGAGCAGGTGCTTCTTCCTTGAAGAACTCCCCGTAAGTCTCATTAACTTTAGCAAACTGGGCCATGTCCTTTACGAAAACAGTGGTTTTAACAACATCTTTAAGTGTGGCGCCGGCTGCTTCGCAAATGGCCTGAAGATTTTTGATGCATTGTTGGGTTTGAGCTTGCACACCTCCTTCCACTACATTACCGGTGGCAGGGTCAATGGGGATTTGACCTGAGATAAACATTAAATTGCCCACTTTAACTGCCTGGGAATATGGTCCGATGGCTGCAGGAGCCTTATCGGTACTGATGATAACCTTTTCCATTTATTGATGCCTCCTGGTTAGTTAAATTATGTTATGAACCCGGTTAGACCGGTCCTCTTCCAGATAGTTGTAGATGGTGTACCGGGACACTCCCAACATTACGGCGACTTTATCCACCGCTCCCTTAATCATGAACACACCTTTCAGGTCAAGTTCACGCACCACTTGAATTTTATCCTCTTTTTGCATCATAGCCACCGGTATGCCTATGTTGTTAATTACCTGGTTAATCATGGCATCTAATACTTCGGTGATATCTGAGGCAAAAAGCTCACTTTCGTTAGTTGTCTGAAACTCTTCACCAAAGGAGGTAAATTCCTCTATATGGCCTTTGTGAATTAGCAATTCTGTAATATCGTAATTAATACATAAACAGCCAATTATTTTTCCATCACTGTCCCGGGTAAAGATAGTTGAAGATTTTAGAAGACGGCCATCCTTGGTCACGTTTTTGTAGCCAATCAGGTCACGACACTCATGGCCATATTTGCGGATGTTTTCTAAAACAACATTGGTAATGGGCGCACCCTTTTTACGATTAGTGATGCTTCCAGCCACATATATCAGTGATGTTTCTGGATTGCGCAAATCATGAACAGCTACCTCACAGTACTTACCAAAGGTTTCCGCAATACCTTTGGCTATGGGGATAAGGCCCTGTAGTTTGGGGTGGATATCTGCCAAGCCCTCGCTCATTCTGTATCCATCACCTCCCGCGGGAAATAATCTCTAATAAGTGTCATTCAACATTCGATAATGTTTTCTTATGTGATTCTTTTTTGTCTTGTAAATTACAATTCTTCGAACTTCAACAAATTCCTTCTGTTCTCTTAAAATTTTTTTGTATCTATTACAAAAAAATTTTAAGTAATCAAGATGATTTCTTACAAAAAAATTTTAAAACCGCTACGCATGCAACCCCGGCCATTTCCAACTTCAGGAACAGCTTAAATTCGTTGCCTGGATAAATACATAACAAAAGGGTTTTTATTAACCAGGTAGAAATATTGTCAAAAATAATATATTTTTGAGGTTTTATTGCATGCCTAACAACTTATTGAAACCAATTGTTGAATTAAGTTATTTAAACGCTCAAAATGTTGACCGTTATCGTTGTATTATGAGATGCTTTTACGAACACCACCAGCGACTACAATATTGGCTGCGGCCGGAAGAAGTATACAGAGGCGTCTTATCTTACGGGCTGCTGGAAAATTATACAATGGAACAATGCCAGCAGGACCTCAATCAGTTAGTGGAGTGGAAAAACCTCGTTCCCCAACACGATGGCGGCCGCTCTACCACTGTGGAAGAATACTTGCGTAAAAAATTTCGTTATATGATGACACCTTACTCCGTGGAAATTGAACGACTGGTAGTAAACCTGGAGAACATCCGGGGCTACGGTGG from Desulfotomaculum nigrificans DSM 574 harbors:
- the pdxS gene encoding pyridoxal 5'-phosphate synthase lyase subunit PdxS, coding for MVEKGTWTLKKGLAEMLKGGVIMDVTTPEQAKIAEAAGACAVMALERVPADIRAAGGVARMADPTIIKRIQDAVTIPVMAKARIGHFVEAQILQALGVDYIDESEVLTPADDQFHINKHEFTVPFVCGARSLGEALRRIGEGAAMIRTKGEPGTGNVVEAVRHMRKVMSEIRRLQNLPKEELMTAAKEMQAPYELVLQVAELGRLPVVNFAAGGIATPADAALMMQLGCDGVFVGSGIFKSADPAARAKAIVAATTHYMDAQILAEISRDLGEAMPGLEISTIAATDRMQERGW
- a CDS encoding dicarboxylate/amino acid:cation symporter, with product MAEKKKMSLGLKVIIGLILGLIVGYVSQSLGLKLEILGKAFIRMIQMVIVPLVFPLIVLGVAGMHDTKKLGRVAVKTLVYFEVVTTIIIVIGVLVAKITNVGAGFGHMAADTAGLDKLQKGIDMQNFLLEIIPKNIIQSMADGKLLPVIFFGIFVGLALVAIGEKGKPVIHLFESWTQAMFKVIGYAVSFAPIGVFGFVAFSVAKYGVKSLMALGQFVLVAYLSFLVVALVLMPIIALIFKVPYRSLMKNTWDLILLSFTTRSSEVALPLLVDRLEKFGANRSITSFVLPTGYSFNLDGASIYASVAVIFISHAFNVPLSNAQIFTIIFMLMVMTKGLAGVPSAVLVVLLATATEMGLPPEGVALLMAVDFFVDMGRTALNVIGNSLATVVIANWEGEFKHNANMTVEKASVAS
- a CDS encoding threonine synthase, with translation MSYVTHLECAKCGKHYNSEEVHQLCECGGPLLVRYDLERVKENFRKEDLKDREPSLWRYWELLPLRDRKNMVSLGEGMTPIIKMEAAGPEIGLNNLYLKDEGIIPSGTFKSRGATVGVSRAKELGIKVLAMPTNGNAGAAWATYGARAGIKSVIVMPKDAPEITRNECAIAGADLYLVDGLISDAGKIVGRAVKKYGWFDVSTLKEPYRIEGKKTMGLEIAEQFNWEVPDVILYPTGGGVGIIGIYKALRELQAIGWIGEKMPRLVAVQAEGCAPIVKAYNEKKTESEFWNNAHTCAFGITVPKALGDFLVLDAVYKTNGCAIAISDEDLLKAQATLAAKEGAFVCPEGASLYSAAQKLREQGWLKADEKVVMLNTGTGLKYPETVKVNVPLLQPEDDIPEA
- a CDS encoding RidA family protein, with protein sequence MEKVIISTDKAPAAIGPYSQAVKVGNLMFISGQIPIDPATGNVVEGGVQAQTQQCIKNLQAICEAAGATLKDVVKTTVFVKDMAQFAKVNETYGEFFKEEAPARACVEVSCLPKNVLVEIEAIVLVK
- a CDS encoding helix-turn-helix transcriptional regulator, which translates into the protein MSEGLADIHPKLQGLIPIAKGIAETFGKYCEVAVHDLRNPETSLIYVAGSITNRKKGAPITNVVLENIRKYGHECRDLIGYKNVTKDGRLLKSSTIFTRDSDGKIIGCLCINYDITELLIHKGHIEEFTSFGEEFQTTNESELFASDITEVLDAMINQVINNIGIPVAMMQKEDKIQVVRELDLKGVFMIKGAVDKVAVMLGVSRYTIYNYLEEDRSNRVHNII